ACTACAAATTCGACGAATCACTGGCACCACCGCCTTCGATAAAgtcttcatcgtcgtccgtCGGGTCGTCCTCCTCCGGGCCAAGGCTGTCGGTCACTTCGACCAGGATCGACCAGCACGAGCCATGTGACTCGACTCTTGCCAGAACCATCTTTGTACGTACCAAGGACGGCAAGCACCTCGTCTCTGTCGTACACACGCTATCACTACTCTCCCAGCTTGCTTCCAAGTTTGGTCCTATTCAGCACTTTCACTTCCCACGCGAGCCCTCTTCGCAAAGACTGCTCGGCTATGGCAGCGTCACTTTTTTCGACAAACAAAGCCTCCAAAAGGCGCTCTCCAACGATGGCATTCATACCGTCATTCTGCCGCCCATTGTCCCGTCTAGAGCACCCCGCTCCTATCTTTCCGACAAAGAGCATGCACGTCTCGTAGGCATGCAACCCTTAGTCAGCTGCCAAGCTCCGAGCGAGCACGCCTCCGCTTCACAAACCCATCTttcctctcgctctcttcAAAACCCTGCAGCCATGCGTCCGGGTTGGAACGACGTTGCTCCGCTGTGTAACATGCAAGCAGCGACTGGCTCTCGTTATTTTGTTGATCAGTCCGAAGCCACAGACGAAACGCCTCAGGACGCTATCATTGCCCACAACTCTGACTTTTACCTCTCTACTTCACACGTTCccgtcgagatcaagatggaGCGTAGAACCTCTTCTCTCACTACACGTCCAGGTGCAATTGCTACGGCCCGCCTCAGTGGCAACGCTCATCGCGCCAGTTTGCATGTCAAAGTACGTGATGCTTTGCGCCAATTCGGCGGGTTCAGCAACATTGTTCAGGAGCAGCGCCTGCTCGACGAATCTCTTGACTACTCGTacgacgagcgagacgctcgtcctcgaccCGCAGCTCGCAGTCATGCGCGACGTCAGCACACCAAGGCAAATCCGCAGTGGCGAGCCAATCGTTCTGCaccatcctcttcctccagAAACTTGTTCACTTCAGCGGCCCTACCCAGCGCCGAACAAACAAAAGCCAAACGCAAGGCAGAATGGCAGCGCAACCGACATTCCAGCTTTGTCGATCAGCTCTACCTGCGTCTCACGGCTGGCAAAGGGGGTGACGGCTGTGTTTCCTTCCATCGCGAAAAGTTTGTTCAATTTGGCCCTCCCTCGGGAGGCAACGGAGGCTCGGGAGGCTCTATCTACATTCGTGCCGTCGATGGCCCAACCACCCTCGCTCGCATTTCGCGTCGCTTTCGGGGCGCCGATGGGCCTCATGGGCAAGGCAGTTTTTTGCATGGTAAGAAGATGGAGGACAAGTTCATCGAGGTTCCTGTTGGCACTGTCGTGACCGCTACTCGACGTCTCCGCATCcccgaggaggaggaagccGAAGAGTACTATCACGACCTGCTCAAGCGTGCGGCCAAGGCCAAATGGGATCCTACCGGTGTTGTCGCCAAGGACGACGTggtgcttgctgccgaggaagaggagcgtAGACGACTGGCATGCACAAAACAGCCGCCGCTGGAGCTCGAATATGACATTGATGAGGCGACAGCTGAAGAAGCAACTCACAAGCAGACTGCCACTGTGGCAAAGGCAAAcaagctggaagaggacgagatcgacggGGAGGATCTCTTGGATCCGGAAGCAGCGCGTCAGCTTCAAACGCTTCGCGACCGCGTATGGCGTCATTATCCACGTGCAGAGGAAACCAACTACCGACGCAACGAGTTTCGAGCGGCCGAAATGCGTCTCGCGCTCGACcgccgtcgtcgacgacgatatCTTGCCCAGTCCCAGGCAGCTTCCAACGCCGCATCCGGCCTGGTAACTGTGTCAGTGGCGTCCTCGGCGGATCAGCCTTCGGCAGCCTCGGTCACGCCATACGAAGACGAGACGCCCTCTTCAGTGCCATGGCGTGTCGACCTCAACGAGCCCACACCCGCCGATTCTCCTGGCATCCTGCTTGCCTCTGGTGGTCGCGGCGGTCTCGGCAATCCCACCTTTCTATCTTCCGCCAATCGATCACCCAAATTCGCCACACGGGGTGAGTGGGGAGAATCACTCGAGGtcatgctcgagctcaagcgaCCATCCGATATCGGCCTGGTGGGCTTGCCCAATGCAGGAAAATCGACCATCTTACGAGCCATCTCGGCCTCCAAGGCACAAGTTGGCCATTGGCGCTTTACCACGCTTTCACCAAATCTTGGTGTCGTGCGACTCGGCTCGGACGGCAACGTGATCGGAGTCGACGACTCCGAAGTGCAAGAAGGTTACGGTGACGATCGAGCCATCTACTCCAAGTGCGCATCGACGGGTGAAGCTTGTGTTGATGCAGAAGAAGAGTTCCGCCTCGTGCTCTCCGACATCCCTGGCCTGATCGATGGCGCAGCCGACAACCGTGGTCTCGGTCACACGTTTTTACGGCACATCGAACGCTGCTCCCTCCTAGCCTATGTTCTTGACCTTACCGAGCCGGAACCGTGGCGTGACCTGAAAGTGCTGCACAACGAACTCGCATCTTATCGAAACGATCTCCCTACCAAAGCGCGCCTGGTCATCGTCAACAAAGCCGATCAATTCGAAACGCCAACAGAAATCCAGGAcgccaagaccaagctggACAGAATCCGTCGTCAAGCTCTCGAGATCTTCCAGGATCAACAAGCGTTGAGTGGTCGCGTCGTAGCTGTTCCAATGAAAGTTGTGACGCTCTCGGCCAAGAAAAAGCAGGGAACGGCCATGTTGGCAAAAACTCTGGTCGATTTGCTAAGCGCACAGCGTGACGCCGAGAATGACACTTCAGAGCAAACATCTGTGTAATCACCTGGCGAGCTTTGGGACATGGTTAGGCACAGCAAAGAGGCAGTCCTGTCAACGATCAACGCAACAAGTGATAGCGAGGATGAAGTTCACATACAATTGACAGATGTGCCGTGCAGAGACAGTTGATCAAAGAAAACGTGAAACAGCGGAAGAACAGCCAAAGAGTAATCGTGAACGTtgagactcacgactgtagCAAAGGCGAATCAGACCTGTTAGCTATTCAAGTCTACGGCGCTCAAAGGCCAAACGAGGCGTCAAAAAGACCTCTTACTGCATGTGCTTCTGCTGGATTACATCCCGTATGTAGCAGGATTGTCGCATATCACACCCTGAGGTCTCTGAGTTGGGTCTCTAGGAATCCACCCGTACTGCAAGCCCTTTTGGTAGCTCCAATCCTCGGCCGCCTTCGCTTCGGTCTTCCACGTCCACATGAACCAGCCTTTGCCACCTTCACTCGAGTCCACCTGAGCTTCCCACATCCTGCCCAACATCTTCTTGTAATCCGTGGTGAAGGTGGATGCGTCACCGGTTCTGGCGTAGCAATCCGCAGATGTGCCGGCCTTGCTGCCGGCGTTACGACCGTTGACGCCGTTGGCGCAGTCCGTGTAGGCGGGCGTCCATTCGCCAATAATCTGCGGGTGCACGCTGTTGGCAATGGCCCATTTCAGTTTCAGCGAGCAATAGAAGGCCAGTCGTTCGGAGGGCGAGAGAGCGATCTGTTCCGCAGAGAAGATCGTGTAAACGTGAGAGTCGATAGCAACACCTTCGTACTGTGGGGGCAGCGCCTTGTTGTTCCAGTAGTCGGAAACAGCTGGTGAGATGAAACCATCGCTAATCGCAATCAACAGTGGTGAAACTGGGCCGTTACGTCCAGTGGGATAACGAACGACCTCGTAGGCACGTATGTAAAAATCGATGAGAACGTTTTGATCTTGAACCGGTTCGTTGAGCAGTTCAATCGCGGTGACCGAGTTGGCATACTGCGACTGGGAAAATTCTTTCGACATGGTCTGCAAGATGTTGACGGTACGGTTGATATTCGAAGCATCGTTGGCCCACTGGTTGACACCGGCGCGACCACCGTGTTCGAAACCATTCTGATTGCCTGGTGCAGTATGCAAATCCACCAACACCTTGATGTTGTACTTAGCACACACACGAGCcgcctgcttgagcagatcCCACTGGTTGAGCTTCAGATATGGCTCTCCCGCTGCCACTTCAAAAGCCCAGTAACCAATGGGGATGCGAACGTGGTTCAAACCGGCAGAAGCGATCTGTCTGatgtcgctctcgctcaaaAACGTGTTGAGATGGTTTTGCAAGATCTTTGTGGCCTGACCCCGGGGCTGAAGCGAACCAAAGGTCCACTCATCGACAATATTGGCGTTGCCCGTAGCAGCAAAAACGCCAGGAGTAATAAAGGGCTCTATGACAAGCCAACCGCCGAGATTGACGCCACGGATCTTGGAGGAGGTACTCGTGTATGGCCATCGGAGCGCAGGCATAGCTCGCGAGAAGAGGCGATTTGCGCTTGTCTTTACTTGTTGGACACGTCGCCTGAACCTCACAAAGGGGATGCCAGGCACCGAGAGTGTCGAGAGAACGctgcgagcagcatcgagtgTCACAGTGGCAATCACCTTTGGCTTGACCGACGCAGCACCGCGTGAGTTGGCATCAGTAACGCGGAGGACGATCTTTCGACCCGTAACTGAAGCAGCGCGAGCGCTCGAAGTGGCGCCGGGTAGACCGCTGGATGTGACAACGGAAGCATTGCCAGAGACAGCGTTACGGGGAACAGGTATGTTGAGGAGACCAGAGGCGAGACCGAACGCCAAGACAGTCAAGACGGCACTCTTGACGAGCGTTGTGATCTTCATGGCGGGTCGAGGATGGACTTTGAGTTGAGAAAGGCGTGACTGAACAAGGTATTGCCGCAAGTATAAATGTATGATTGTGGATGGGGAAGAGAAGAGCGAAGAGCGAAGAGCGAAGGGGGAAGGGGGCAAGCGTAAGCGGGAGGGTAGAACAAGACTCAGGAACAAGCAAAGTACAGAGCGTCGGAGCAATCAAGCAATCACGGCAGGAATATGGGAATCATATATACTTGGTTGTCAAGGAGCGCCTATGACCGGAGACGACAGCAAAGACATATGCGTGCACGAAACGGGTCGGAATCATGGCAACAGCCAGATGCTGTCGCGAAACAACCGACGATTTCGCACATTTGGAGTGGACTTTGAGAGGTCTGTGAGAGGCG
The Mycosarcoma maydis chromosome 14, whole genome shotgun sequence DNA segment above includes these coding regions:
- a CDS encoding putative exo-1,3-beta-glucanase precursor, which produces MKITTLVKSAVLTVLAFGLASGLLNIPVPRNAVSGNASVVTSSGLPGATSSARAASVTGRKIVLRVTDANSRGAASVKPKVIATVTLDAARSVLSTLSVPGIPFVRFRRRVQQVKTSANRLFSRAMPALRWPYTSTSSKIRGVNLGGWLVIEPFITPGVFAATGNANIVDEWTFGSLQPRGQATKILQNHLNTFLSESDIRQIASAGLNHVRIPIGYWAFEVAAGEPYLKLNQWDLLKQAARVCAKYNIKVLVDLHTAPGNQNGFEHGGRAGVNQWANDASNINRTVNILQTMSKEFSQSQYANSVTAIELLNEPVQDQNVLIDFYIRAYEVVRYPTGRNGPVSPLLIAISDGFISPAVSDYWNNKALPPQYEGVAIDSHVYTIFSAEQIALSPSERLAFYCSLKLKWAIANSVHPQIIGEWTPAYTDCANGVNGRNAGSKAGTSADCYARTGDASTFTTDYKKMLGRMWEAQVDSSEGGKGWFMWTWKTEAKAAEDWSYQKGLQYGWIPRDPTQRPQGVICDNPATYGM
- a CDS encoding uncharacterized protein (related to MTG2 - Mitochondrial GTP binding protein), encoding MAPKRALLSLQPLLAVRYGTRKLFLSGTVRPLTYSPLRKSDNYKFDESLAPPPSIKSSSSSVGSSSSGPRLSVTSTRIDQHEPCDSTLARTIFVRTKDGKHLVSVVHTLSLLSQLASKFGPIQHFHFPREPSSQRLLGYGSVTFFDKQSLQKALSNDGIHTVILPPIVPSRAPRSYLSDKEHARLVGMQPLVSCQAPSEHASASQTHLSSRSLQNPAAMRPGWNDVAPLCNMQAATGSRYFVDQSEATDETPQDAIIAHNSDFYLSTSHVPVEIKMERRTSSLTTRPGAIATARLSGNAHRASLHVKVRDALRQFGGFSNIVQEQRLLDESLDYSYDERDARPRPAARSHARRQHTKANPQWRANRSAPSSSSRNLFTSAALPSAEQTKAKRKAEWQRNRHSSFVDQLYLRLTAGKGGDGCVSFHREKFVQFGPPSGGNGGSGGSIYIRAVDGPTTLARISRRFRGADGPHGQGSFLHGKKMEDKFIEVPVGTVVTATRRLRIPEEEEAEEYYHDLLKRAAKAKWDPTGVVAKDDVVLAAEEEERRRLACTKQPPLELEYDIDEATAEEATHKQTATVAKANKLEEDEIDGEDLLDPEAARQLQTLRDRVWRHYPRAEETNYRRNEFRAAEMRLALDRRRRRRYLAQSQAASNAASGLVTVSVASSADQPSAASVTPYEDETPSSVPWRVDLNEPTPADSPGILLASGGRGGLGNPTFLSSANRSPKFATRGEWGESLEVMLELKRPSDIGLVGLPNAGKSTILRAISASKAQVGHWRFTTLSPNLGVVRLGSDGNVIGVDDSEVQEGYGDDRAIYSKCASTGEACVDAEEEFRLVLSDIPGLIDGAADNRGLGHTFLRHIERCSLLAYVLDLTEPEPWRDLKVLHNELASYRNDLPTKARLVIVNKADQFETPTEIQDAKTKLDRIRRQALEIFQDQQALSGRVVAVPMKVVTLSAKKKQGTAMLAKTLVDLLSAQRDAENDTSEQTSV